ATCAGACGCGGCCTCTTGCGTGTGCTGCGGGCACAAGCACCGAGCTGCGGCCGCCGCGAGCCCCGCCAAGTGCTCGCTCTGCAAACTCGCCAACAGCCAACCCAACTCCGACAAGTGCGTCAACTGTGCGAAGGTTCAGGTCAACAACATCGCTAAGCCTCTCAAGGCGGACACCACCGCCAAGTGGTCCTGCAAGGACTGCTGGGCAAGCAACGACGACGCTTCCGACAAGTGCGCCTGCTGCGGCGCGGTCAACCCCAAGAAACAGGCCACACAAACTGTTCCCGCTGTGGAGAAATCTGGAGTAATGTGCTCAAAATGCTTCTCTACAAAAAATAGCGATGGAACCTGCAGCAAATGTGCAGAAAGCAAACCCGACAACACATTCAAGGTTGTGCTAAAATCCCAGGCCAACAAGTGGGAGTGTGAACATTGCTTAGTTAGGAATGACAGCGATAAAACCAAATGCGTCTGCTGCGAGGCCGAGCGGTCCGGAGCGCCCAAACAGCCAGAGAAGAAGCAATTCAACTTCGGAACCGTCAACACTACCTTCAAATTTGGCATTGATCCGAAAGTGCAAGAAGCTAACTTGGCTAAGATGTCGGCAGAAACGAAAGATAAAGCAGAAGAATCAGAAACTAACAATAATGTGCTAGCGAAGGCGCCGCCAACGTTCTCCTTCGGCATACCGGCCAAGAAACCGGAGGATCAGCCTGACGCCCCCAAGGTGGCAGAGAAAGCAGCCGAGACACCTAAAGCCACCTTCACCTTTGGCGTTCCTAAACATAACTCAATAGCGCCAACCGGCACGCCCGCACCGATGTTCGGGATCACAAATAAATTAACTGAAGTTTCTAAAGAATCCGAAAAGAAAGACAAACCCGAAGAAAAAGAGAAGCCGGTTTTGAATAATAAACCCGAGGAAGCGAAAAAGGCAGATGAGCCTGCTAAGCCGCCAGTTATGATGTTTGGATCGGCCCCGTTGGCAGACAAGTCTACAACGAATCAGCTGCTAAGTACAGCGTTTACTCTAAAGAAGGACGCCCCAAGCGCATCGCTCAGTTTGGCTACCACGAGTACGCCTGCGCCTATCCTGACATTTTCGGCCCCGACGACCGGATCAGCAGAGAAGATCGGCCTCTTTGGCGCCGCCGCGACCTCCGCGCCCGCGACCACCATGTCCTTCGCGCCAACTACCACTGCCTCGGCCTCCTCAGCTTTATCCATGTTCCAAAAGACTGACGAAAAACCTATAAATACAATCTTCCAAAAGAGTGACCCGTCGACGACGGCCCCGACCTCCATATTCCCAAAGAGCGACGCGCCCGCGGCgtccgccgccgcgcccgctcCGGCCGCAGCGCCCATGTTCAGCTTTGGCAGCTCTCAAGCGCAATCGGGCGAAAAGCCGAGCTTTAGTTTCACATTCGGTAGTAATAAATCTGACGTGTTCAAACCGCCAACATTCGCGGCGAAGGATAGCAGCACCGCCGCTAACAAATTTTCACTCGGAGGTTCTTCGACGGAAAATCCTTTAGCGCCGAATCCTGTGGCCGGAGGCAACGGACCGTCGGCAACTAACAGTTTGACCGGCAGCTCTTTAGGCGGGAACGGTTTATCGGTTAATCCGCTAGCGGTGGGTCTGTCGCCCGGAAACGCACCTAGCATATTCGGGTCCGCAATTCAGAAGGAGAATTCGTGGGCTCCGCCAAACAACAGCGCGGCGAATCCGTTCAACGCGAACGCGAGCACGAACAGCGCGCCCAAACCTTTCTCGTTCGGATCGTCGACGCCGTTCAGCGGGACCCCAGCGCCGGCATTCGGCACGAACAACACGCAGACAACGACGCCGGCGTTTGGAAGCAACTTGGCGACGTCGCCACCCGCGTTCGGGTCGGCCGCTCAGCCGGCGGCGGCCCCCGCCTTCGGCGCGTCTCAGACCGCGGCGACGCCCGCTTTTGGCTCTATCGTGCAATCCACGCCTAATATCTTTGGAATGCCAAGTCAGAACAGCCAGCCGTCCATATTTTCGACGCCAAACCAGAATTCGACGGGGATGTTCGGGTCGCCCACGCAGCCGGCTCAGGCGCCGGCCCTGGGCATGTTCGGGCGGCCGAGCGTGGGCGCCACGCCGACGTTCGGCACGCCGAACCCCTCGCTACCCACCTTCGAGGCGCCGTCGGTGCCGGCTCCAGCGCCCTCCTTCAACTTCGGCACGCCTCAAACTTCCTCCTTCATGTTCGGACAACAGGTACGGTTTCgtcatcattttttttacaatttttcttTTGGCTTTGTAAAAGAAGGAAATTTAGCAACATTTTTATAGAATCTGTACGTCAATGTGTACTAGATCAAAGTGTAACCAAAGCGTGGTATCCACAGCCACAGCAGCAGGCCCAGCAGCCGCAGACGGGCGTGTACAACTTCGGCGCCGCGGGGGGGCAGGCGGCCCAGGTCCAGTTCAGCATGGGCAGCGCGCCCAGCGCCGGCATGCGGCGCGTGCGCCGGGGCCTGCGCCGCACCTCGCAGCGATGAACCCCCGGCACGTTGGACCCGGCTAATTGAGTTATAACGACCGGTAGTGCTTGGCAAAACCTCGACTCCTCAAACTCGGGTCAGTTTTTTAGACAAAAATTAAGTTCTTTTAAATTTCTTGACGACACAGCAATTACTTACAATTATGGTTTAGATTCAATCGCGACAATTTTCTTTATACTTATAGTTGAATAAAATCTGTAATATGAATGAAGACTTTATTAGGACTCGAGTTCTTTTAAATTACACTAAAAAGACTGAATAAGGACTCGACGCTAATAAAAATACTCGAGCGTTTAAAGTgtcttagggtggtattccacctgtccaatttctttgtccaatgtgtattgcgtctcacattttgcttagtgagagagtgagacgcaatgacattggacaACGAAATTGGACAAccagtcataaaactgaatcgTATTCTACAAATTTTGACTCAAAAGACTCGAGTTTTTACCAAATACTAATGACCGGTGCCGGCACTGCTCGGCTTCGTTGCTAAAACTAATTACAACAACCAAACGGGAAATGTTTAACTTCAAAATTGTAAGAAAATTTTAACAACTAcggacgtgtcttgctatttcagccaGTCTCGTACACAAAAGGTATAGTGTAAATCTTTTCAACTGAGCTAGTTTACTCAAAGAGTCTCAAGAATACAATGCCATTGAGTGGTAAACTACAAATTAGGATAACTACCACGTAGTCAAAAGCAGATACCGCCTTGAAATGTTAGTATAGATTAATGACTCTTATTTCTTATTTCTTGACTACAAAGTACACTAACTAAATAATGGCTAACATAACTTTTTTGCATTTTGCACCAGACTACTTCCCTGTCGTGGCTAAGGTGGATATGACTTTACAAAAGATTGAATATGATATTATCTTTTTAGACCATTTAAACCCTATTCGACAAggttaaaaattcaatatacatGCAATGTActtgtaacttattttttaagtaaACCAGTTGGCGCCTACGAGAACAAAAGCAGATAATAGCATTGTAATAAAACAATGCCATTGTTAATACAGGTAAGTGAACAAGCTCACTTCAAAAAATTTGTACTATGCTGAGGTTGACCGAAGAACCACGTTTCCAaaaaaatacgatggtaaacaattatgcactacatctgtattccCGTTTGGATTTGTACTAAATTACTCGTCGGAACGGTGATGTCAGTTCCCGATCTGGCCAAACTGAATGAGCCAGTGGCGACCGGGCACTGACGTCATTTACTTTGCCGCTATCTAGTTTAATTATatgttaggtattttatttagacgAAGGTTTCCTTTAGTAACAAAACTGCACAAAAGACGATGTTGGATTCGAGCTTTTGAGCGGTTTGCCCGTATTGTTTTAGATATTGATCTTCGTTTGCGTCGAGCGTCATCGAGCGTATTAACTTGTGtattaatggggttggccggtcgaagtatttagccgatggcgccatcataccttgccctgtcaatccctagaattgtgacaaaatgttgttttttaatgccctcgatgccagccctttaagccaaatctcatagaaaaaagggcaagctatgatggcgccatctatttaaacctttgacagttgccaaccccattgccgTGTACGTGTACTGTGATACGTGTGTTACTGTAACAGAATGCTTAAGCGAATACTTGAAACGTGTGAAGTTTGTCAAATCATCTAAAGATAAATTAGATAATTGAAAGGCCTAGTTTatatagggatgttgacaattttttagaactatattcattttatagatagacacgtagttattacaa
This genomic window from Cydia amplana chromosome Z, ilCydAmpl1.1, whole genome shotgun sequence contains:
- the LOC134661152 gene encoding nuclear pore complex protein Nup153 translates to MSSVFSKNKGKRSRSSSGESNNSFVKNVTSRVSGLLPATITKWFSSPRSSSNGSAGGADATDSSTDDEGTESPVQPPNKRMRREERSFGSADASCVTNNIETLESSTQYTVQSPPGRTTFRRETNFVSTPIIRPDEAAVDRTADRTDKDSTATFTQNKTAASIGLSASRKRKSLFGDKTQELSDATQKAYAKTSSNTLRDPRQPTFKPTLLGSPFYAGKTTYGGAASSYINQPNISQRQNTIVKEAPSTSDNTMSTSARRILELLESYSSPLMDAKRIPHYTRPTRQEVLKRHSETSSLGLLSPYNKTNSYKAQELHVPSIASILRLKQRSRLDDCTNAARQLVASHSSSSPDYLPYPTAARNRDQSEVDGNSKFTTKVKTKRTRIHGSDANALETETVTPVELPKAVLQIDPNNLPNFSIPVASKSSSIEKPTLTTPFATSTFASKTTSVEKRKSETTTSNSKYCKYNFANPVRITSESPKPTSTPPKFTFGSPERSIDKPLVSENTSEPSIILGASKESEKKTEAAAADWNCPDCWVKNKSDAASCVCCGHKHRAAAAASPAKCSLCKLANSQPNSDKCVNCAKVQVNNIAKPLKADTTAKWSCKDCWASNDDASDKCACCGAVNPKKQATQTVPAVEKSGVMCSKCFSTKNSDGTCSKCAESKPDNTFKVVLKSQANKWECEHCLVRNDSDKTKCVCCEAERSGAPKQPEKKQFNFGTVNTTFKFGIDPKVQEANLAKMSAETKDKAEESETNNNVLAKAPPTFSFGIPAKKPEDQPDAPKVAEKAAETPKATFTFGVPKHNSIAPTGTPAPMFGITNKLTEVSKESEKKDKPEEKEKPVLNNKPEEAKKADEPAKPPVMMFGSAPLADKSTTNQLLSTAFTLKKDAPSASLSLATTSTPAPILTFSAPTTGSAEKIGLFGAAATSAPATTMSFAPTTTASASSALSMFQKTDEKPINTIFQKSDPSTTAPTSIFPKSDAPAASAAAPAPAAAPMFSFGSSQAQSGEKPSFSFTFGSNKSDVFKPPTFAAKDSSTAANKFSLGGSSTENPLAPNPVAGGNGPSATNSLTGSSLGGNGLSVNPLAVGLSPGNAPSIFGSAIQKENSWAPPNNSAANPFNANASTNSAPKPFSFGSSTPFSGTPAPAFGTNNTQTTTPAFGSNLATSPPAFGSAAQPAAAPAFGASQTAATPAFGSIVQSTPNIFGMPSQNSQPSIFSTPNQNSTGMFGSPTQPAQAPALGMFGRPSVGATPTFGTPNPSLPTFEAPSVPAPAPSFNFGTPQTSSFMFGQQPQQQAQQPQTGVYNFGAAGGQAAQVQFSMGSAPSAGMRRVRRGLRRTSQR